TTCCACATTTAGAAGCTATAAACAACCTGTTCACATCCTGTACCATCTTGAAAAAACTAAATGTATGTAATCAATGACTGAATTAATCTAATACCCAAAAAGACTGCATGGAGAGTGCTTATTATTCTTAGAAGATGCTAAACTCAGTACCACCTTACCTTTGGTGTTTACACTTTCTACCTTTTCTACCTCTAATGATCACACCTCAGCAATTTGAGGTGTTGTGAGAAATTCGTCCTTTTCTCAGTCCTATTTACTTTAATTGGGTCATTCACTTGTGCTCAGCTTGCAATAACTTAATTCCCCACGGCAATTCAGCGCAGTATTAGTTGCAGATCATTTTAAACCACAAATCCAAAAACCAAGGATTTCATATCGCATCTGGCTCATAAGGCTGATCTTTTTCCAAGCTGAGGTCATGGATGAGACAACACTGTTATTCCTGCCATATCATTATTAatttaaggatttttttttcactcatttcccccctgttttttttcattagtttcGAGCCTTGCAAGTGTCAACTGTACCACACCTGCACTGGCTtccaaaggaaagaaaaagaagcagccCTCTTGAAATGGGGCTGAGAGATGTATTCTCTGCAGACATGCTCATTTCAGGTTTTAACCTAATTTTGTTAATTTAGTTATGATACTGAAAACCATCTGCACAGAGTTGTCGAGCACTCACGTAATAGTTGTCATTGATCTGGACCATTGGCGCATTCACACAGGCGCCCAGGCATTCCACTTCTATTAGTGTGAACATCTTGTCTGCAGTAGTCTCTCCAACCTTGATgcctgtggaaaaacaaagaaaacatgctgataAGCTGCAGATGATGTATAACTCAAGATGTGTTACCTGACATTACACAGCGGTAACAGAATGTGTGAGTTAAAACAACAAGTTTAACAAATATGAAGGTGGTCTATGAAATGCCACAGACTGAAGTCGGTTAGCAGTCATCTGGCTTGATGTCaatcttctttgtcttcttgtttGCTGCTACAGCTCACTGTTGTTTGACTTGCAGAGACAACTGtatatttacatgtttgttcCCAATTTCTGTTTATCTCAAatatacacaataaaaaaagattgtTTTCATCTGCGTTTTCATCTCTTAATTGGTGTCCCGCCGTAAAATGGAAACTCGCTCTCCTACCCAGTTTGTTTTGGATGGCCTCCAAGATGCTGTCTGAGTTGCACAGCATGCAGGGTGTTGTTGTGCAGATCTGAATGAAGTATTTTCCCACGGGTTGACGCAGGAACATTGTATAGAATGTCGCTACTTCATACACTCTCATTGGAGGGATTTCCAGCACCTCAGCGACCTAAATGAGGACAATTACAGACATTCAGAGAGGTCCCCTAATGTGACACATAAGGCATTGTGGATGTAAAACATTTAGCAGCCAATTTCATAAAAATGTTCAGAGTGGTGTCACACAGCTGTAAAACATCAAAGAATCACTGTGCCTTGTTCATGGCGGAGATGGGGAGCCATCCGTGTTGCCTCTGGGCTACATCCAACACTGGGATGGTGGCTGCTTGCTTGTGTCCAACAGGATACATTGAAATGATGGCCTCAATCCTCTACAGGGGAAAAGAAGACATTTCACCACGATTGTGGAGTTGCTCAGGATAAGAATTACATTCCTCTTTTGTACATCAACACTGTGACCAATTAAAACTATCAAGTGATGCTCACAAAGAGGCACAAATATTTACATGAGAAGCAGTTAAACATATATGGATGACACCTGCTTTaaagagtagaagaagaaaagttgAACCTAACAAAATAATCTTTTTGCTGTCTTGGTGACAATGATCAGGTGCTCATATTTTAGAGTCCATTATAGTGGTAAATATCTATTTAGCAAAATATGAATGGAAAACCcatctttcagctctttaaATCAAGACAGAGTATGGGCACTGCCATCAAACAATAATCACAGTGCATCCCCCTTGATGTACTGCTCAACACAGACGTCAACCTCACCTTTTTGTTCTCCGCAGTAAACTCAAAAGGAGTATCGGGGTTGTTGTCAGGAGTATCTCTGTGCTAGAACAGAAAAGCCACAGTGTTAAAGGACTTAAACACCAAAGGTATCATTAGCCTCAGTCATCTTTGAGTAACATTTAGCAGACAATTTACATTCATCCTGTTCAGAAGACACTGATGCTGAAGTTGCTGCTTTGTATGAATTTTTACTCCCAAACTACCACTTTCCTGTAACAGGCTGATGAGCAGTAGTATCAGATAAAATGTGAAGAACCTATCCTGCAAGTccacagggggaaacagttgCTGCTATCAGGCCGTACAAAACCCTCAACAAAGATAACAATTATTTCTGCTTCTGCATACACTGCCCCCTTGTGAGCAGCAAACACATTTTGGCAATTAAGAAAAAGAACAGCTTTAAATTTAATGGTGTTTGAAGTTAAAGATGTCAAAAACAAAGTTAATGATTGAAGAGGACTGGTTCAAAGACAATTTAGCCAAACTGAATTTCCCCAATCACAGACCAGAAACATCTTTACCATCAAGGGACACTGAAACCATGGCATGTTTCCATTACATGAAAATATCACCGgtgatgtttttgttgcaaAGCATGGCTCTAATGGGCTCCAAAGGCTGCTCCCAAGATAAATTATGAGCTTTTGGAAAACGGATGCCTTTGGGATTATTTCAGCAAAAAttgaagcacaaacactgctgagtTTGCGTTGATCATATTTACAAACTAGCTTTATTGGCTAATTAGTTttgaaacaaatacaaatgatacgacatgtaaataaaagataaatacaGTGTATAAAACTAAATGATTTAAGTTTGTGGTTGTGGAAGATTTGTTTATGTTGGTATTATTGCTTGAGTAAAACAGGCCTAATGCATAAAGACTAAATCAGATGTACAAATACTCCATCTCGTAAATATGGAATACAGAATGAAGCAAGGAAAGCTGGTTTTGATTCATCCCTGTTGTTTAATCTTGTTTCATGAGATCCCAGCCCCATATCTGCTTTCTGAAGATAAAATGTTGCAGCTGATTTCTGTTCGAACTGGTAGCTCAATGTATTCACTGCTTTCGTCCCTGATTTAAAAGCTTGAATGAAATCTGAAAGAACTGAAAACCCCTAATATCTCTGACCTCACTGACCCATTAACTTCACCATTTATCTCACAAATGGGGTGAagcacactgacaacatgaTAGTTAATTCTTACAATAATAAACTTTCTCTGCCGACAACATGATCATCAGCTCTTGAACAACAAACTCCTTGTGCACTGCTCTTTGGCAAAGAAACTGCAACTCACCACAAAGATGCCACCAGCTCCAGCGCGCACAGCAGACCGATGCAGATTCCTGACCTGCCTggcctgcaaacacagagagaaagaagactgctaaaaaaaaatcctggtaATGGTATGGTATGAAATGAACCTCCCTTGAGAAGGGCCTTTGGTGGGTATGTCTTGTTTCATAGCTGAGAGGACTGTTAATGGGGAAACTACATGGAAAAAGAATAACTAGGGATGCTGTCAATGTGTAGACAAGACAATACAATTCTCAGGTCAATTAAGACAAAAATCTGACTGTTTTGGTCATGCTATGTAACTATTTACCTATAAGAAACTTTACACATCACATCACGAGTTACCCTCACATAAACATAGCTTGAGCATGACCAATTTGTATTAGCTTCAGAGCTAGATGTCAATAATCCACACATTGTCAATGATCCAATGTTCGGAGATTAGTAGAAGTCAGATACTGGTAGAGTTGCATTTTTACTCATGACATGTTTGAAGTATTGGAGTAATGAAATAGTATCAGCCTAAGCATTTGTTAAGCACCTGTATCAATGTCATCTGGTGAGTTTACAGAAAAGCCAACCTCGCAATCCACAGTGTGGAGAAAAAAGGCTTTTGGGTCTCACTGAATACTGACTGATTCAAGTACCGCCGCTTTGCCATGTTGTACAACTACAATGTCCACTGACACACTCACCCATAGCTAACAACACGAGTTACGTGTTTTAAGCAACTCACAGTTGCTCTATGCGAAATCAGAGTGGTACTCATTGTCATATAACTGTGGAAATAAACTTAATTCTATTATGTAACTAATCACGTCCAGAGTAAATTTTCCTTTGCAAAGCTAATTTTGTCTAAAGATCACCTTGTTTGCCAGCAGAAAGCTAAAATAGCTGACATGCTAATGTTACCCAACGGTAGTTAGCTTAGCGGCCTGCACTGCTTGCCCTTGTGAAGAGTCATAGCTATTTCTTTCCAATTGATCAAAAGGGCATTGAAATTATTACCCAGAGCCATAAAGAATAGCACAATCTTACCGTCTGCGATACTGCAGAGcgaacagcagcagacaaaaacatcttAGGGCTTCAAGTTTGGTCCCTGTGCGCTAGCAAATGGACGGGACAGCGACAGCCGACATCAACAGAGGCGCTCACGCTCGATTCAGAGGGTCTGACGTGGGATGAAACGTCTGTCAGTTGCTGTCCAAGTGAATCGATCCCAGATTGAAATTTGAGATCAAAAACAAATGATACCAGCAGCCATTTGGACATTTCCTCTGAGCTATGTTATGTAACCTGCACGGTAGTTCACGTTGCATGTTTACCAGCGTTTGCCAGGGACAAAACTTCCAAAGCAtaaaacgacaaaatatttcTCATGTGTATTACTACATGCACTACAATAGtaatttaaataataataatgatttttttaacGTTTTGAAAATTAATGCCACAAAGTGCTTctcttacatacatacatacatacatacatacatacggACGTGTATATGTATGTCTGTATATCATGCAACCTAAATAAATATGTACCTATAAAACACTTTGGGTGCTATTTCAAGAGCATTTAGCGACAATGCCAAGAGGATCaggcatttgtttttttaacacaatgttgtctcttctctctctcatcaccCTTCCTGTCAAGTAAAACCTCCCTGTGCCTGCCTGAATCCCTGGCATTCATCCTGCTGCACAcgtccttctcctcctcctcctccacctccttgcTTGGAAAAATAATGCCACCACCAGGCCAGGGAGGGCTCATCCAATGAAAAAGTGGGAGTGCTGCGCCATGTCTGCCGATTGGCTGCTCTGGCCCTAAGCAGACTTGGAGAGAGCCTGCAGCTCTGGGATTAGAGGTGGGTCTTATGCATGCTAAATTGTGTTGCTTCAGTGCAGAAGGCCTTGTAGTGTTCTTACCTTACCCAGGAGGATCCAGACAGATCAGCAGTGACTCCAGATTAACCCATATTCTGACCCTCAGATGATATAGGCCCGTCGACATCTGTTTTTCCACAATGGTTGTGCCTGAATCTCAGGACAAAATGTACTACCCTCCTGATGACATGAAGAGGGATGCTCATGTGCCTGATTTCAACTCCTATCTGGCACTGTACAGGAAGTCTCTTGAGAATCCAGAAGGTAGGTCAAACACAACTGTATTTTTAGTGCACTGCTTGCAGTGTTTTCTTGCATTTTCCCCTCCACCAGAGCTTTTCTGTATTCAgattctctctgtgtttatctgctctgtctgcagcctgtaACACTGACATTAAGTATCACTTTGTTTCAGCTTTCTGGAAAGAGATTGCTGATGAGTTCTTTTGGAAGAAGCCAGCAACAGGACCAATGATGCAGTACAACTTTGACGTGACAAAAGGGAACATTTATGTCAAATGCATGGAAGGGGCCAAAACCAACATGTGCTATAACGTCCTGGACAGGCTCGTGAGGGAGAGGAATCTCGGTGAAAAAGTTGCCTATTACTGGTAAGCAGCAATGTCTGACTGGGATGAATGATGGCTTTGATGGGACATACTGCCTGCAGTTATGTCAGGTATTCCAGTCAACAGCAACTGTTGTGCCCCTTGAGCCGACCCATGTGCACCAAAGCAAACTTCAGCTAGCACAAGTGCTTCAGTGTTTCCACCCTCTGAATCAACATAGAGTATTTACTAGGATTTGTTGCCAACTTTTCTCACATTTCATCTGATTTTTGTACAACACTGTTTTACAATCTAACATCACAGGAATTTGTAAGAGTCATCTAAGTCTCATAAAAACAaggttttggtgttttattaCCATACAAAAGCTGATGTCTACTTATATTTTGCCAGAATCTTCCAATATGAAAAATCCAATAAGATCCTAATGGATTGTTTGCAGAACatgactgttttcattgaaatcagaaatcagaaatcaaaatcagaaatcagaaaagctttattgccaagtacgattttacacatacgaggaatttgttgtggtgaaattggtgtaTGATACATCTACTAAAagaagagcacaaaatataacaatttaaatatatatacacaagtccgttttttgttgtttgttattttccggaaacacagtctgttggCTATGCTTTGGATGTAAACACATAAATCTTCTCACAGAAGGCTTTGAAGCTTCTGACTTCCATTTAAGTCTTGACATTACTTTTAACTTACAGTAACGTGCTGTTTACAGTAGAGTCTCACACCCTCGACTACCCACCATAGatgttttatgatgttttgAGTTGATATTATGACACATCTTTGCTCTGTCAAATGAAGAGGCTTGGCAAACAAGAAATAGTGGCGCAAGCTCAGCAGTAATAGGGGTTCAATGGAACTGGGTACAGTGGAAACCAGCCATCACACATACAAGTGTCTGAACACTGTTTGGATTACATAAAGCAGTTGTGTAATGTATCTGCTCCAGTGTTTGCCATGCCATTTTCAGCACACCATGTGAGGAAGATGTAGTCTGTGTCATCTGTGTTATGACCAGtgttctaaattaacacccgccaacccgccaaatgcgggttaaaattcatattggcgggtgtaaataaaaacttactagccaatttggccggtaatgcattaggcaatcatgtcagtcagagccgttctacagttcttgg
The Chaetodon auriga isolate fChaAug3 chromosome 12, fChaAug3.hap1, whole genome shotgun sequence genome window above contains:
- the ndufv2 gene encoding NADH dehydrogenase [ubiquinone] flavoprotein 2, mitochondrial → MFLSAAVRSAVSQTARQVRNLHRSAVRAGAGGIFVHRDTPDNNPDTPFEFTAENKKRIEAIISMYPVGHKQAATIPVLDVAQRQHGWLPISAMNKVAEVLEIPPMRVYEVATFYTMFLRQPVGKYFIQICTTTPCMLCNSDSILEAIQNKLGIKVGETTADKMFTLIEVECLGACVNAPMVQINDNYYEDLTPKDIEDIIDELKAGRVPPPGPRSGRFSCEPAGGLTSLTEPPKGPGFGVRADL